In the Chroococcidiopsis sp. SAG 2025 genome, one interval contains:
- the pipX gene encoding transcriptional coactivator PipX has translation MNTENYLNHPTFGLLFRICLLEEHQEVFTTLYAQRLFFLVTIEASGMKFEPVSRSEARLLLETRLRFLRRNGQYQEYDRLQKILQATFQ, from the coding sequence ATGAATACAGAAAATTATTTGAATCATCCTACATTTGGGTTGTTATTCCGCATCTGCCTTTTGGAGGAACATCAAGAAGTTTTCACCACGCTCTACGCCCAGCGCTTGTTTTTTTTAGTGACGATTGAAGCTTCAGGGATGAAATTCGAGCCAGTGAGTCGTTCTGAAGCTCGCTTACTATTGGAGACTCGACTGCGATTCTTACGTCGTAACGGTCAATACCAAGAGTACGATCGATTACAGAAGATTTTGCAAGCCACCTTCCAATGA
- a CDS encoding YggS family pyridoxal phosphate-dependent enzyme has product MTNQIAERIALIRQQLPATVRLIAVTKQVSVEAMRVAYQAGIRDFGESRIQEAASKQQQLQDLPDITWHLIGSLQSNKAKRAVELFQWIHSLDSLKLAQRLDRMAQELCCRPQMCLQVKILSDPNKSGWTIPDLLASLPELNRCRNLQIEGLMAIPPLDLNDAEILNLFEQTRDLADKIRQQHWSNLQMQQLSMGMSDDYQLAVQAGATMVRLGRIIFGDRSYQ; this is encoded by the coding sequence ATGACTAATCAGATTGCCGAACGTATTGCGCTTATCCGTCAACAACTACCAGCTACCGTCCGGTTAATCGCCGTCACCAAGCAGGTATCCGTAGAGGCGATGCGAGTAGCATATCAAGCTGGAATTCGGGATTTTGGCGAAAGTCGCATTCAAGAAGCCGCTAGCAAACAGCAACAATTACAAGATTTACCAGACATCACTTGGCACTTGATTGGTAGTTTGCAAAGCAACAAAGCCAAAAGAGCTGTAGAACTTTTTCAATGGATTCATTCTCTCGATAGCTTAAAGTTGGCTCAACGTCTAGACCGAATGGCACAAGAGTTATGTTGCCGTCCTCAAATGTGTTTGCAGGTCAAAATTCTCAGCGATCCGAATAAGTCCGGTTGGACTATTCCCGACTTGTTAGCCAGCTTACCAGAACTAAATCGCTGTCGTAACCTGCAAATCGAAGGCTTGATGGCAATTCCACCCTTAGATTTGAATGATGCCGAAATTCTCAATCTCTTCGAGCAAACTCGCGATTTAGCTGACAAAATTCGGCAGCAACACTGGTCTAATCTTCAGATGCAGCAGTTATCAATGGGAATGTCTGACGATTACCAATTAGCCGTCCAAGCTGGAGCAACGATGGTACGTTTAGGACGGATAATTTTTGGCGATCGCAGTTATCAGTGA
- a CDS encoding cell division protein SepF — MSTFSKLKHWLVGTNEEYEYEDEFDDVEESGDEAYSPEPTPVPEKETRQQRRWNQVNAGGKGNVIDMHGALNGNYEVVLMEPRSFEEMPQAIQALRDRKMVVLNLTMMEPDQAQRAVDFVAGGTYAMDGHQERVGESIFLFTPLCVQVTTPGTLGHDLPQAVPTRPQRMSAPAPAWTAESTRIAQSG; from the coding sequence GTGAGTACGTTTTCTAAGCTGAAGCATTGGCTCGTTGGTACTAACGAAGAGTACGAATACGAAGACGAATTCGATGATGTTGAAGAATCAGGGGATGAGGCATACTCACCCGAACCTACCCCTGTACCAGAAAAAGAAACGCGCCAGCAGCGTCGCTGGAATCAAGTTAACGCAGGTGGTAAAGGGAATGTAATTGATATGCATGGAGCATTGAACGGTAATTACGAAGTAGTTCTGATGGAGCCGCGTTCCTTTGAGGAAATGCCACAAGCCATTCAAGCTCTACGCGATCGCAAGATGGTGGTGTTAAATTTAACAATGATGGAACCAGACCAAGCACAGCGCGCTGTGGATTTTGTGGCTGGCGGAACTTACGCGATGGACGGACACCAAGAGCGAGTGGGTGAAAGCATCTTCCTGTTTACACCGCTATGCGTTCAAGTCACAACTCCAGGAACTCTGGGTCACGACCTCCCACAAGCCGTACCTACACGTCCCCAGCGCATGAGCGCACCCGCACCCGCATGGACGGCTGAATCGACTAGAATAGCTCAATCTGGTTAA
- the proC gene encoding pyrroline-5-carboxylate reductase: MTKQTDSYEPIAMEKSSIKLGIIGGGVMGEAILSRLISGRIYQPLEVIASDPQPSRRNFLQQQYGIQVTTENAKVLSADTVVLAVKPQIFAAISQDLADLSNKDAQRCAPTTTQLPLIISIMAGVTLQQLEKAFPHLPVIRAMPNTPATVGAGMTAIALGDRASDVHKQIALQLFSAVGEVVEVSESLMDAVTGLSGSGPAYVAILVEALADGGVAAGLPRNIANQLAQQTVKGTLQLLQETSIHPAELKDRVTSPGGTTIAGVSALEKAGFRSALIEAVVAATRRSRELGNQ; encoded by the coding sequence ATGACAAAACAGACTGATAGCTATGAGCCGATCGCTATGGAAAAATCGTCAATTAAGTTAGGTATTATTGGTGGCGGGGTAATGGGAGAAGCCATTTTATCCCGCCTTATTAGTGGGCGAATTTATCAACCTTTAGAAGTCATAGCCAGCGATCCGCAGCCGTCACGTCGCAATTTTTTGCAGCAACAATATGGCATTCAAGTAACAACAGAAAATGCCAAAGTCTTATCGGCAGATACAGTTGTATTGGCAGTAAAACCGCAGATATTTGCAGCAATTAGCCAAGACTTGGCAGATTTATCCAATAAGGACGCACAGCGGTGCGCCCCTACTACAACACAATTGCCGTTGATAATTTCCATCATGGCAGGCGTAACCTTACAGCAGCTAGAGAAGGCTTTTCCTCATTTACCAGTTATTCGGGCAATGCCCAATACCCCTGCTACAGTTGGCGCAGGTATGACGGCGATCGCTCTAGGCGATCGCGCCAGCGACGTTCACAAACAAATTGCCCTGCAACTCTTTTCAGCAGTAGGAGAAGTCGTAGAAGTTTCAGAGTCGCTAATGGATGCCGTTACGGGACTTTCTGGTTCGGGTCCGGCTTACGTAGCCATCTTAGTAGAAGCATTAGCCGATGGTGGCGTAGCCGCAGGCTTACCCCGAAATATTGCTAACCAACTCGCCCAGCAAACTGTCAAAGGCACGTTGCAGCTCCTGCAAGAAACAAGCATTCACCCAGCCGAATTAAAAGATCGCGTCACTAGCCCCGGCGGAACAACAATTGCTGGAGTATCAGCCTTAGAAAAAGCAGGCTTTCGTTCTGCCCTAATTGAAGCCGTAGTTGCCGCAACAAGGCGATCGCGAGAACTGGGAAATCAGTGA